In a genomic window of Cuculus canorus isolate bCucCan1 chromosome Z, bCucCan1.pri, whole genome shotgun sequence:
- the TUT7 gene encoding terminal uridylyltransferase 7 isoform X2, whose protein sequence is MGDAARLCFATQNKEQETLCQEELKGSPLQKGYGAMDEYGNGHSNKIDTSLQKKKGRPGHYGSSPRQGPRMVLSSPDSLKNTAYSPGSKLNDTQRDQMKKWVPNDHHGSSENWRAYRSVAWIPAHSRTRKDSFREVEGTGNRNVRRQIQESFMSEDVPDTQKGGSVKQLRKQRRSRRTRKEEYDQGEVDDPVVDESVLSAKELLGLQQAEERLKRDYVYRLKKQPRSYPLAKYTCKLCDVLIESVAFAHKHIKEKRHKKSLKEKQEELLLTALPPPMPSQIKAIDIAIENVVREFGLSNEDLEERLNIKTVMENLLRQKLPECSLRLYGSSYSRFGFKTSDINIDIQFPASMTQPDVLLFVQERLQNSESFTEVDADFHARVPVVVCREKQSGLICKVSAGNENAWLTTNHLATLGKLEPTVVPLVIAFRYWAKLCCVDRPEEGGLSPYVFALMVIFFLQQRKEPFLPVYLGSWIGGFSSNKLSNFHLKEVEDDSVVWEYNPADDLPQETSPRRGKVPLVYGSGQHCSAPTGQLWVELLRFYALEFNMADLVISIRLKETVSRESKDWPKKRIAVEDPYSVKRNVARTVNSQLVYEYILHCLRATYKYFAVPHKKSAKLSKKSSRDAGEEKSQMLDRGQDDIKPENSELQTLHGRINIAVAEDCVTETTGTCQAHGINPSKLRDGSESFTEEEVADDTSHLEIAHEDSDCIIEEVISGDNEDFKPSCDETESGNEEEGGEQQQKRRWNNILTNEQGLDEDSDSGDLPVTANERDVETCSTSDLEGFQNAALTESDEFGLECSAVMDDKIDIDEESTEGTDDLDESPAKFLCSTQSQISQIIYSDDEEEGEQEPSLLNQRESGGILRAEDELDNTYTGSGEDDALSEEDDDFSIPNKYEDKHFEENVDGPLCIKLSQEDLAEKGILFEENAATEQCLEYELFYEFSKPAFTKGKSPTIVCSLCKREGHFKRDCPEDFKKIELDPLPALTPKFSVILDQVCVQCYYDFAPNIVEDQARENIRQNLENFIRQEFPGTRLNLFGSSKNGFGFKQSDLDICMTIDGLETAEGLDCIRIIEDLAKVLKKQSGLRNVLPITTAKVPIVKFFHIRSGLEVDISLYNTLALHNTRLLSSYAAIDPRVKYLCYTMKVFTKICDIGDASRGSLSSYAYTLMVLYFLQQRNPPVIPVLQEIYKETKKPEILVDGWNVYFFNKIEELSVVWPEYGKNTESVGQLWLGLLRFYTEEFDFKEHVICIRRKNLLTTFKKQWTSKYIVIEDPFDLNHNLGAGLSRKMTNFIMKAFINGRRVFGTPIKVFPKEYPSKMEYFFDPEVLTEGELAPNDRCCRICGKIGHFMKDCPMRRKLRRRHDYEDAKNQRYIESKEKRSKEDKETHNKTIEKESSIKEKMLHVCTPQKQKLARVIVETGREKTPKQSAEKWKRPEDRELREKRCFICGREGHIKKECSQYKGVAGDSKPEVLCGSPSLPSTAKHAGRLNQGMLIHEEQKKQKGKVFLSPQSGLYIFISIQKFCVKACIFNLLSPSVLMGTLPSLLNTAAAWTDC, encoded by the exons ATGGGAGATGCTGCAAGACTTTGCTTTGCCACACAGAATAAGGAACAGGAAACTTTATGTCAAGAAGAGTTAAAAGGGAGTCCGTTACAAAAAGGCTACGGAGCCATGGATGAATATGGAAATGGCCATAGCAATAAAATTGATACCagcctgcaaaagaaaaagggaagaccAGGTCATTACGGCAGCAGTCCCAGGCAAGGGCCACGCATGGTTTTGAGTAGCCCAGattctcttaaaaatacagcttacAGTCCAGGGTCAAAGTTAAATGACACCCAAAGAGACCAGATGAAGAAGTGGGTCCCTAATGACCACCATGGTAGTTCGGAGAACTGGAGAGCCTACAGATCTGTTGCCTGGATTCCTGCACATAGCAGGACAAGAAAGGACTCTTTTCGCGAGGTTGAAGGTACTGGAAACAGAAACGTAAGACGACAAATTCAGGAAAGCTTTATGAGTGAAGATGTGCCAGATACGCAGAAAGGAGGCTCTG TGAAGCAGCTTAGGAAACAAAGAAGATCAAGAAGAACTAGAAAAGAAGAGTATGATCAAGGTGAAGTTGATGATCCAGTTGTAGATGAATCTGTGCTGTCGGCAAAAGAACTTCTAGGACTGCAGCAAGCTGAAGAACGATTGAAGCGAGACTACGTTTATAGACTGAAGAAG CAACCTCGCAGCTATCCGTTAGCAAAATATACCTGCAAATTGTGTGATGTTTTGATTGAATCAGTGGCTTTTGCTCATAAGcatattaaagagaaaagacaCAAGAAAAGCCTAAAG gaaaagcaagaagaacTGCTGCTGactgctctgcctcctccaaTGCCTTCCCAGATAAAAGCTATTGATATTGCTATTGAAAATGTAGTGCGGGAGTTTGGCTTAAGTAACGAAGATCTAGAGGAAAGGCTCAACATTAAAACAGTGATGGAAAATCTACTGCGTCAAAAACTGCCAG AATGCTCATTAAGATTGTATGGCTCCTCCTATAGCAGATTCGGTTTCAAAACTTCAGACATAAACATAGATATCCAGTTTCCTGCCAGC ATGACTCAACCAGATGTTCTCTTATTTGTGCAAGAGAGGCTTCAGAACagtg AATCTTTTACGGAAGTTGATGCAGATTTCCATGCTAGAGTACCAGTGGTGGtgtgcagagaaaagcaaag TGGCCTTATTTGCAAAGTGAGTGCAGGGAATGAGAATGCTTGGCTGACAACAAATCATTTGGCTACACTTGGAAAACTGGAACCTACTGTCGTACCTTTAGTGATTGCCTTTAGGTACTGGGCAAAG TTGTGCTGTGTTGATCGTCCTGAAGAGGGAGGCTTGTCACCTTATGTGTTCGCTTTAatggttattttctttctgcaacagAGGAAAGAGCCTTTTCTACCTGTCTATTTGGGATCATGG ATTGGAGGATTCTCATCAAACAAATTGTCTAATTTTCACCTGAAAGAAGTTGAGGATGATAGTGTGGTCTGGGAGTATAATCCTGCTGATGATTTGCCACAAGAGACTTCTCCGAGAAGGGGCAAG GTTCCCTTAGTATATGGTTCAGGACAGCACTGTTCAGCACCTACTGGTCAGCTCTGGGTGGAACTGCTTCGTTTCTATGCATTGGAGTTCAATATGGCTGACTTGGTTATTAGCATACGACTCAAAGAAACAGTGTCTCGGGAATCAAAGGACTGGCCTAAAAAGCGCATTGCTGTGGAAG ACCCATATTCAGTCAAAAGGAACGTGGCAAGAACTGTGAACAGCCAGCTAGTGTATGAGTATATCCTTCACTGCCTGAGAGCAACTTACAAGTATTTCGCCGTGCCTCacaaaaaaagtgcaaaattgAGCAAAAAATCGTCTCGAGATGCTGGTGAGGAGAAATCCCAAATGTTGGACCGTGGGCAAGATGATATAAAGCCTGAAAACTCTGAGTTGCAAACTTTGCATGGCAGAATAAACATAGCTGTAGCAGAAGATTGTGTGACGGAGACTACGGGTACATGCCAGGCACATGGAATTAATCCTTCAAAACTGCGCGATGGCTCAGAAAGCTTCACAGAAGAAGAAGTTGCTGATGATACAAGTCACTTGGAAATTGCCCATGAAGATTCGGACTGTATAATTGAGGAAGTTATTTCTGGAGATAATGAGGATTTTAAACCAAGTTGTGACGAGACAGAGAGTGGAAATGAAGAAGAGGGGggagaacaacaacaaaaaagaagatGGAATAATATCTTGACTAATGAGCAGGGATTGGACGAAGACAGTGATAGTGGAGATCTCCCTGTTACAGCGAATGAACGTGATGTAGAGACATGTAGTACTTCAGACTTAGAaggttttcaaaatgctgcacTTACAGAGAGTGATGAGTTTGGCTTAGAGTGCAGTGCTGTAATGGATGACAAAATTGACATTGATGAGGAAAGCACTGAAGGTACTGATGACCTGGATGAATCCCCTGCAAAATTCCTGTGTTCAACACAGAGTCAAATATCCCAGATTATTTACTCAGAtgatgaggaggaaggggagcaaGAACCAAGTCTTTTAAACCAGAGAGAGTCTGGTGGTATTCTAAGAGCTGAAGATGAGCTAGATAACACATACACTGGATCTGGAGAGGATGATGCACTGTCAGAGGAAGACGATGATTTTTCCATCCCCAATAAATATGAAGataaacattttgaagaaaatgtggaTGGACCTCTGTGTATCAAGTTGAGTCAAGAGGATCTTGCTGAGAAGGGAATTCTTTTTGAAGAGAACGCAGCAACAGAACAGTGTTTAGAATATGAACTCTTCTATGAATTCAGTAAACCGGCTTTTACAAAGGGCAAG TCTCCCACAATAGTATGTAGCTTGTGCAAACGGGAAGGTCATTTTAAGAGAGATTGTCCAGAAGACTTCAAGAAAATTGAGCTTGATCCACTGCCAGCGCTGACACCCAAATTTTCAGTTATTCTTGATCAAGTTTGTGTCCAATGTTACT atgatttTGCTCCAAATATTGTAGAGGATCAGGCTCGGGAAAATATAAGACAAAACTTGGAAAACTTCATTAGACAGGAGTTCCCAG GAACCAGGCTGAATTTGTTTGGCTCCTCAAAAAATGGCTTTGGCTTCAAACAAAGTGACCTGGATATCTGTATGACGATAGATGGGCTGGAAACTGCTGAG GGACTTGATTGCATCAGGATCATTGAAGATTTAGCAAAAGTTCTCAAGAAGCAGTCAG GTTTAAGAAATGTCTTGCCTATAACAACTGCTAAAGTCCCAATTGTCAAGTTTTTCCATATCAGAAGTGGTCTTGAAGTAGACATCAGTTTATATAATACTCTG gCCTTGCATAACACAAGACTTCTGTCGTCATATGCAGCCATTGATCCTAGAGTAAAATATCTGTGTTACACAATGAAAGTCTTTACAAAG atatgTGACATTGGAGATGCATCTCGAGGTAGCCTTTCTTCTTACGCATATACTCTTAtggtgctttattttcttcaacagaGAAACCCACCTGTCATACCTGTTCTTCAAGAG atctacaaagaaacaaaaaagcctgAAATTTTAGTTGATGGATggaatgtttatttctttaataagatAGAAGAGTTG TCAGTTGTTTGGCCAGAGTATGGCAAAAACACTGAATCTGTTGGGCAACTGTGGCTGGGACTTCTCCGTTTCTACACAGAagaatttgattttaaagagCATGTCATCTGTATTAGGAGAAAAAATCTTCTTACTACTTTCAAGAAGCAGTGGACTTCCAAATACATTGTAATTGAAG ACCCCTTTGATTTGAACCACAACCTTGGAGCTGGATTGTCAAGAAAAA tgacAAATTTTATAATGAAGGCTTTTATCAATGGCAGAAGGGTATTTGGTACCCCTATAAAAGTATTTCCTAAAGAATATCCATCGAAAATG GAGTACTTTTTTGATCCAGAGGTGCTAACGGAAGGAGAATTGGCACCAAATGATAGATGCTGCAGAATTTGTGGTAAAATTGGCCATTTCATGAAAGATTGTCCCATGAGAAGAAA ACTAAGACGTCGTCATGATTACGAAGATGCCAAAAACCAGAGGTACAtagaaagcaaggagaaaagaagcaaagaggacAAAGAAACTCATAATAAAACAATAGAGAAGGAGAGCTCAATCAAGGAGAAAATGCTGCATGTCTGTACGcctcagaagcagaaattagCAAGGGTAATAGTggaaactggaagagaaaagactCCCAAGCAATCAGCAGAGAAGTGGAAGCGCCCAGAAGACAGAGAGTTAAGAGAAAAACGTTGTTTTATCTGTGGAAGAGAAGGTCATATTAAAAAGGAATGCTCCCAGTATAAAGGAGTTGCAG GTGattcaaaaccagaagtgtTGTGTGGATCCCCTTCTTTACCCAGCACTGCCAAACATGCTGGTAGATTAAATCAG GGAATGCTTATAcatgaagaacaaaagaaacaaaaaggaaaagtatttttgagTCCTCAGTCAGGTTTGTATATCTTCATTTCAATTCAGAAATTCTGTgtaaaagcatgtatttttaacttGCTTTCCCCATCAGTCCTTATGGGAACTCTGCCTAGTTTGCTGAACACGGCAGCAGCCTGGACAGATTGCTAG
- the TUT7 gene encoding terminal uridylyltransferase 7 isoform X4, whose protein sequence is MGDAARLCFATQNKEQETLCQEELKGSPLQKGYGAMDEYGNGHSNKIDTSLQKKKGRPGHYGSSPRQGPRMVLSSPDSLKNTAYSPGSKLNDTQRDQMKKWVPNDHHGSSENWRAYRSVAWIPAHSRTRKDSFREVEGTGNRNVRRQIQESFMSEDVPDTQKGGSEVKQLRKQRRSRRTRKEEYDQGEVDDPVVDESVLSAKELLGLQQAEERLKRDYVYRLKKQPRSYPLAKYTCKLCDVLIESVAFAHKHIKEKRHKKSLKEKQEELLLTALPPPMPSQIKAIDIAIENVVREFGLSNEDLEERLNIKTVMENLLRQKLPECSLRLYGSSYSRFGFKTSDINIDIQFPASMTQPDVLLFVQERLQNSESFTEVDADFHARVPVVVCREKQSGLICKVSAGNENAWLTTNHLATLGKLEPTVVPLVIAFRYWAKLCCVDRPEEGGLSPYVFALMVIFFLQQRKEPFLPVYLGSWIGGFSSNKLSNFHLKEVEDDSVVWEYNPADDLPQETSPRRGKVPLVYGSGQHCSAPTGQLWVELLRFYALEFNMADLVISIRLKETVSRESKDWPKKRIAVEDPYSVKRNVARTVNSQLVYEYILHCLRATYKYFAVPHKKSAKLSKKSSRDAGEEKSQMLDRGQDDIKPENSELQTLHGRINIAVAEDCVTETTGTCQAHGINPSKLRDGSESFTEEEVADDTSHLEIAHEDSDCIIEEVISGDNEDFKPSCDETESGNEEEGGEQQQKRRWNNILTNEQGLDEDSDSGDLPVTANERDVETCSTSDLEGFQNAALTESDEFGLECSAVMDDKIDIDEESTEGTDDLDESPAKFLCSTQSQISQIIYSDDEEEGEQEPSLLNQRESGGILRAEDELDNTYTGSGEDDALSEEDDDFSIPNKYEDKHFEENVDGPLCIKLSQEDLAEKGILFEENAATEQCLEYELFYEFSKPAFTKGKSPTIVCSLCKREGHFKRDCPEDFKKIELDPLPALTPKFSVILDQVCVQCYYDFAPNIVEDQARENIRQNLENFIRQEFPGTRLNLFGSSKNGFGFKQSDLDICMTIDGLETAEGLDCIRIIEDLAKVLKKQSGLRNVLPITTAKVPIVKFFHIRSGLEVDISLYNTLALHNTRLLSSYAAIDPRVKYLCYTMKVFTKICDIGDASRGSLSSYAYTLMVLYFLQQRNPPVIPVLQEIYKETKKPEILVDGWNVYFFNKIEELSVVWPEYGKNTESVGQLWLGLLRFYTEEFDFKEHVICIRRKNLLTTFKKQWTSKYIVIEDPFDLNHNLGAGLSRKMTNFIMKAFINGRRVFGTPIKVFPKEYPSKMEYFFDPEVLTEGELAPNDRCCRICGKIGHFMKDCPMRRNTFLLLQTKTSS, encoded by the exons ATGGGAGATGCTGCAAGACTTTGCTTTGCCACACAGAATAAGGAACAGGAAACTTTATGTCAAGAAGAGTTAAAAGGGAGTCCGTTACAAAAAGGCTACGGAGCCATGGATGAATATGGAAATGGCCATAGCAATAAAATTGATACCagcctgcaaaagaaaaagggaagaccAGGTCATTACGGCAGCAGTCCCAGGCAAGGGCCACGCATGGTTTTGAGTAGCCCAGattctcttaaaaatacagcttacAGTCCAGGGTCAAAGTTAAATGACACCCAAAGAGACCAGATGAAGAAGTGGGTCCCTAATGACCACCATGGTAGTTCGGAGAACTGGAGAGCCTACAGATCTGTTGCCTGGATTCCTGCACATAGCAGGACAAGAAAGGACTCTTTTCGCGAGGTTGAAGGTACTGGAAACAGAAACGTAAGACGACAAATTCAGGAAAGCTTTATGAGTGAAGATGTGCCAGATACGCAGAAAGGAGGCTCTG AAGTGAAGCAGCTTAGGAAACAAAGAAGATCAAGAAGAACTAGAAAAGAAGAGTATGATCAAGGTGAAGTTGATGATCCAGTTGTAGATGAATCTGTGCTGTCGGCAAAAGAACTTCTAGGACTGCAGCAAGCTGAAGAACGATTGAAGCGAGACTACGTTTATAGACTGAAGAAG CAACCTCGCAGCTATCCGTTAGCAAAATATACCTGCAAATTGTGTGATGTTTTGATTGAATCAGTGGCTTTTGCTCATAAGcatattaaagagaaaagacaCAAGAAAAGCCTAAAG gaaaagcaagaagaacTGCTGCTGactgctctgcctcctccaaTGCCTTCCCAGATAAAAGCTATTGATATTGCTATTGAAAATGTAGTGCGGGAGTTTGGCTTAAGTAACGAAGATCTAGAGGAAAGGCTCAACATTAAAACAGTGATGGAAAATCTACTGCGTCAAAAACTGCCAG AATGCTCATTAAGATTGTATGGCTCCTCCTATAGCAGATTCGGTTTCAAAACTTCAGACATAAACATAGATATCCAGTTTCCTGCCAGC ATGACTCAACCAGATGTTCTCTTATTTGTGCAAGAGAGGCTTCAGAACagtg AATCTTTTACGGAAGTTGATGCAGATTTCCATGCTAGAGTACCAGTGGTGGtgtgcagagaaaagcaaag TGGCCTTATTTGCAAAGTGAGTGCAGGGAATGAGAATGCTTGGCTGACAACAAATCATTTGGCTACACTTGGAAAACTGGAACCTACTGTCGTACCTTTAGTGATTGCCTTTAGGTACTGGGCAAAG TTGTGCTGTGTTGATCGTCCTGAAGAGGGAGGCTTGTCACCTTATGTGTTCGCTTTAatggttattttctttctgcaacagAGGAAAGAGCCTTTTCTACCTGTCTATTTGGGATCATGG ATTGGAGGATTCTCATCAAACAAATTGTCTAATTTTCACCTGAAAGAAGTTGAGGATGATAGTGTGGTCTGGGAGTATAATCCTGCTGATGATTTGCCACAAGAGACTTCTCCGAGAAGGGGCAAG GTTCCCTTAGTATATGGTTCAGGACAGCACTGTTCAGCACCTACTGGTCAGCTCTGGGTGGAACTGCTTCGTTTCTATGCATTGGAGTTCAATATGGCTGACTTGGTTATTAGCATACGACTCAAAGAAACAGTGTCTCGGGAATCAAAGGACTGGCCTAAAAAGCGCATTGCTGTGGAAG ACCCATATTCAGTCAAAAGGAACGTGGCAAGAACTGTGAACAGCCAGCTAGTGTATGAGTATATCCTTCACTGCCTGAGAGCAACTTACAAGTATTTCGCCGTGCCTCacaaaaaaagtgcaaaattgAGCAAAAAATCGTCTCGAGATGCTGGTGAGGAGAAATCCCAAATGTTGGACCGTGGGCAAGATGATATAAAGCCTGAAAACTCTGAGTTGCAAACTTTGCATGGCAGAATAAACATAGCTGTAGCAGAAGATTGTGTGACGGAGACTACGGGTACATGCCAGGCACATGGAATTAATCCTTCAAAACTGCGCGATGGCTCAGAAAGCTTCACAGAAGAAGAAGTTGCTGATGATACAAGTCACTTGGAAATTGCCCATGAAGATTCGGACTGTATAATTGAGGAAGTTATTTCTGGAGATAATGAGGATTTTAAACCAAGTTGTGACGAGACAGAGAGTGGAAATGAAGAAGAGGGGggagaacaacaacaaaaaagaagatGGAATAATATCTTGACTAATGAGCAGGGATTGGACGAAGACAGTGATAGTGGAGATCTCCCTGTTACAGCGAATGAACGTGATGTAGAGACATGTAGTACTTCAGACTTAGAaggttttcaaaatgctgcacTTACAGAGAGTGATGAGTTTGGCTTAGAGTGCAGTGCTGTAATGGATGACAAAATTGACATTGATGAGGAAAGCACTGAAGGTACTGATGACCTGGATGAATCCCCTGCAAAATTCCTGTGTTCAACACAGAGTCAAATATCCCAGATTATTTACTCAGAtgatgaggaggaaggggagcaaGAACCAAGTCTTTTAAACCAGAGAGAGTCTGGTGGTATTCTAAGAGCTGAAGATGAGCTAGATAACACATACACTGGATCTGGAGAGGATGATGCACTGTCAGAGGAAGACGATGATTTTTCCATCCCCAATAAATATGAAGataaacattttgaagaaaatgtggaTGGACCTCTGTGTATCAAGTTGAGTCAAGAGGATCTTGCTGAGAAGGGAATTCTTTTTGAAGAGAACGCAGCAACAGAACAGTGTTTAGAATATGAACTCTTCTATGAATTCAGTAAACCGGCTTTTACAAAGGGCAAG TCTCCCACAATAGTATGTAGCTTGTGCAAACGGGAAGGTCATTTTAAGAGAGATTGTCCAGAAGACTTCAAGAAAATTGAGCTTGATCCACTGCCAGCGCTGACACCCAAATTTTCAGTTATTCTTGATCAAGTTTGTGTCCAATGTTACT atgatttTGCTCCAAATATTGTAGAGGATCAGGCTCGGGAAAATATAAGACAAAACTTGGAAAACTTCATTAGACAGGAGTTCCCAG GAACCAGGCTGAATTTGTTTGGCTCCTCAAAAAATGGCTTTGGCTTCAAACAAAGTGACCTGGATATCTGTATGACGATAGATGGGCTGGAAACTGCTGAG GGACTTGATTGCATCAGGATCATTGAAGATTTAGCAAAAGTTCTCAAGAAGCAGTCAG GTTTAAGAAATGTCTTGCCTATAACAACTGCTAAAGTCCCAATTGTCAAGTTTTTCCATATCAGAAGTGGTCTTGAAGTAGACATCAGTTTATATAATACTCTG gCCTTGCATAACACAAGACTTCTGTCGTCATATGCAGCCATTGATCCTAGAGTAAAATATCTGTGTTACACAATGAAAGTCTTTACAAAG atatgTGACATTGGAGATGCATCTCGAGGTAGCCTTTCTTCTTACGCATATACTCTTAtggtgctttattttcttcaacagaGAAACCCACCTGTCATACCTGTTCTTCAAGAG atctacaaagaaacaaaaaagcctgAAATTTTAGTTGATGGATggaatgtttatttctttaataagatAGAAGAGTTG TCAGTTGTTTGGCCAGAGTATGGCAAAAACACTGAATCTGTTGGGCAACTGTGGCTGGGACTTCTCCGTTTCTACACAGAagaatttgattttaaagagCATGTCATCTGTATTAGGAGAAAAAATCTTCTTACTACTTTCAAGAAGCAGTGGACTTCCAAATACATTGTAATTGAAG ACCCCTTTGATTTGAACCACAACCTTGGAGCTGGATTGTCAAGAAAAA tgacAAATTTTATAATGAAGGCTTTTATCAATGGCAGAAGGGTATTTGGTACCCCTATAAAAGTATTTCCTAAAGAATATCCATCGAAAATG GAGTACTTTTTTGATCCAGAGGTGCTAACGGAAGGAGAATTGGCACCAAATGATAGATGCTGCAGAATTTGTGGTAAAATTGGCCATTTCATGAAAGATTGTCCCATGAGAAGAAA CACTTTTCTGCTCCTGCAGACTAAGACGTCGTCATGA